A region of Papaver somniferum cultivar HN1 unplaced genomic scaffold, ASM357369v1 unplaced-scaffold_160, whole genome shotgun sequence DNA encodes the following proteins:
- the LOC113337536 gene encoding uncharacterized protein LOC113337536, protein MEGTSITERLRALREPQISTEDLLQGAEQFKYSFLSKLYSSKSYSVSELDKELRKLWPKSKDIFIKREENDCFLVKFHTTEEYYIVIKFKPWFLEGDLFALEPWNPKIPKSLVDLTKVLLWIRLYNLQPGFAYPNIIRSIVSPMGDVKELDLPECIVAKGKVQKALVLLDVRDPLRRGFWVKNAADEDVWIRLFYEKQPFNLCGFCYTIDHKETECEIIASYLL, encoded by the coding sequence ATGGAAGGTACTTCGATAACTGAAAGATTGAGAGCTTTAAGGGAACCACAGATATCAACAGAGGATCTTTTACAGGGAGCTGAGCAATTTAAGTATAGTTTTTTAAGCAAGCTTTATAGCTCAAAGTCATATTCTGTTAGTGAACTTGATAAAGAGTTAAGAAAACTCTGGCCGAAAAGCAAAgacatttttatcaaaagagaagaaaatgactGCTTCCTTGTAAAGTTTCACACAACTGAGGAGTATTATATTGTTATTAAGTTCAAACCCTGGTTTCTAGAAGGTGACTTGTTTGCACTTGAGCCTTGGAACCCAAAGATTCCAAAAAGTCTAGTGGATTTAACTAAAGTTCTGCTGTGGATTCGTTTATACAACTTGCAACCTGGATTTGCTTACCCAAACATAATTAGAAGCATTGTTTCTCCAATGGGTGATGTGAAAGAACTTGATCTACCAGAATGTATTGTTGCAAAAGGTAAAGTTCAAAAAGCTCTGGTGTTGTTGGATGTTAGAGATCCTCTTAGAAGGGGCTTCTGGGTTAAGAATGCTGCAGATGAGGATGTATGGATAAGATTGTTTTATGAAAAACAGCCTTTTAATCTGTGTGGTTTCTGCTACACCATTGATCATAAGGAGACGGAGTGTGAGATCATTGCATCCTATTTGCTTTAG
- the LOC113337505 gene encoding uncharacterized protein LOC113337505 — MTSYLGDSQFGVGVSAGGESILHAVNSLLELKGHSDKMLMLLIDFSNAFNMVSRSQLIKEVRLRCPGISRWVEFCYMRPAKLYYDQYILSSALGVQQGDPLGPLLFALTLHPLVKNIASSCKLDLHAWYIDDGTIIGDTLEVSKALHIIETEGPDRLMVLNFWVVL, encoded by the exons ATGACTTCTTACTTAGGAGATTCCCAATTTGGAGTTGGTGTTTCTGCCGGAGGGGaaagtattttacatgctgtaaatagTCTCCTTGAGTTGAAAGGTCACTCGGACAAGATGTTAATGCTGCTTATTGACTTCTCTAACGCGTTCAACATGGTGAGCAGGTCTCAGCTCATCAAGGAGGTTCGTCTTcgttgtccaggtatttctcgttgggtagaattttgttatATGCGTCCTGCTAAACTCTACTACGACCAATATATTTTGTCGTCTGCCCTCGGAGTTCAACAGGGTGACCCTCTTGGTCCTTTGTTGTTTGCTTTGACTCTTCACCCTCTAGTGAAGAATATTGCTTCTAGCTGTAAACTCGACTTGCACGCCTGGTACATTGATGATGGTACAATCATTGGCGATACGCTTGAGGTGTCTAAGGCTCTGCACATTATTGAAACTGAAGGCCCAG ACCgtctaatggtgttaaacttttgggtggtcctgtga
- the LOC113337537 gene encoding dehydration-responsive element-binding protein 1D-like, which translates to MNLGNLHEYSSSSDMEETLQNSVSAQPSVSHKKKAGRKKFKETRHPTYRGVRERKNDKWVCEIREPNSKSRIWLGTHSTPEMAARAHDVAALALRGDLAPLNFEDSLWLLHRAKSSSRKDIQCAAAEAAHAFPLRCYPKPSSIPNKWPHGVTSRLSRLVEEAEKASNNSSSPATFYDDEALYYMPALIASMAEGMLLDPPQEGYYFGDVDCNMNSGLWTDTS; encoded by the coding sequence ATGAATCTTGGAAACTTGCATGAGTATTCGTCTTCATCGGACATGGAGGAAACTCTCCAGAATTCAGTATCAGCACAGCCATCAGTGTCGCATAAGAAAAAGGCAGGGAGAAAGAAGTTTAAGGAAACTAGACACCCAACTTACAGAGGAGTAAGGGAAAGGAAAAATGATAAATGGGTTTGTGAAATTAGAGAACCCAATAGCAAATCAAGAATTTGGCTTGGTACTCATTCTACCCCTGAAATGGCAGCTAGAGCTCACGACGTTGCTGCATTAGCTCTCCGAGGGGATTTGGCCCCGTTGAACTTTGAAGATTCTTTATGGCTGTTACATCGTGCGAAGTCATCGTCCCGCAAAGATATTCAGTGTGCCGCTGCCGAAGCTGCTCACGCTTTCCCACTCCGTTGTTACCCTAAACCATCTTCAATTCCGAATAAATGGCCTCATGGTGTTACGTCTAGACTATCTAGACTGGTTGAAGAGGCCGAGAAAGCTTCCAATAATTCATCGAGTCCGGCCACGTTTTATGATGATGAGGCATTGTATTACATGCCAGCACTGATTGCCAGCATGGCAGAAGGTATGTTACTTGATCCACCACAAGAGGGTTACTATTTTGGTGACGTGGACTGCAACATGAACTCCGGTTTATGGACTGATACAAGTTGA